CGCCCCCTTGTGACAAACAGTAGGTTTccttaaatgttttgtcataCATAATGACCTTCTGacacccccacacacagttTCTGAATTTGACataaacatctctctctctctctctctctctctctctcactctctctctctaagaaTCAAGGGGTTTTAAAGACTTTTGACAGTTTGATGTCCAGTTATTCTTTATTCTGTATTGCTTAGTGTTGGCTACACAAACTTCTGCTTCCTCAAATATTGAATGGTGCTTTCACTTTCCCTACAGTGTGAGTTGGTAGGTCACAGTGGAGAAAGCACAGGGAAATTTGGCTGGGGGGAGTTTCCATTGCAGCGAAGGCGGGCTAACACTGAAGGGTTGATCTGCGAGCGAGGGCTTGTGGTCTTGAGCAGCACGAGTAGGGTGTTGAAAGTGTTTGTACAGTAGTATTTGTTCAGCAGTAAACTCGGTGTATACTAGTAGTCTGAGCTTCGTTGTACCTGTACAAAGACTTACCTTACAGctctgttcctgtttttttctctacaaCAACAGAGGTAAGACAGTATCTTAATTACAATTTGACATTCTTAAAGCTGATTTATATAAACTAGGTTAGTTTTGAGACCTTCATATGTCACTCAATTTCAATACACTCTAAACACACATGTatttcctcctgtctcctctgttttCCTTGCTTCTCTCAGTGGTGCTAAAATATGAAGTTGCTGGAGCTGAGCGACTCCATCAGTCGCTTCAGGTTTTTTCAATCCTGTGTGGGGTTTACCGGTTGCCTGTGTGTCTGCTATGCAGTCTGGACACCGTTCTGGCTAAAGGACAGGGGACTCTGGACGGAGTGGAATAACACTAACAGTGACCAGACAACCCATAAAGATAACATTATCTTCAACGGTGAGCAACATGCCACATTTACATCTTTGACTATTGGAAGAATATTTAAACCTGCATGTGCTGTGCTGATAAGGCACTGATCCTGATAGAGATCAGCCTCAAGGAGCCTTTTACACCTCTGAATCATCCTCACATCAGGAGCATTTGAAAAGACACTGGGTTGCAAAAAATGCTTCTCACTCAGCAATAATAAACAAGTTGGAGCTTGCCCCTGTACCAGAGAAGTGCATTCTTTCATAAGCTTTCCCACATCCTGGTCAGCTGGTTTTGTTAgctatattttgtttgttgacattgttAACTAAAACAAATGATGATTGTATTCCACTGACATTGTAACAAGGCAAACACAATTTCAGATCGAATATAGTGTTATTCCTCTGCCCTCACTCTGTGTATAAGCGGCAGAGTGAGCTAACCCACTCCCATAAAGGTTGGAAACCGCTGTGAATGTCCTTTAACAGCAGTTTTTGTTGGAAGCGATTATCAAACtatgaaaacattattgtttttaaatgatagtGATTATATATTCAAAAACTACACCAAAGGTATTGAAACATTAATTAGTCCATTAACAAGTAATCAGAAAGTATAGACTTGGTCGTAGTATTTACATTGTACCCCATGCCAGGAAGAAACAAAGTATTACCAGTGAAAAATCAACATTAATGTAATACTTTTTTGTTACCTTGAATCCTTGaagaaaacttatttttgcTGCATGCCTTTACTCTTGTACATAAGTACAAGagtaaaatacaatacagtaaTCATACTTGTACATTGTTTGAGCCTTAAACTGCTACTATAATGGCCAGCTTGGTTCGAAGTAaacttagaaaaaaataaaataaactattgaCAAATTAACAACCACAAAACCGTTGTAACAGTACATGTATCTACAGGTGAGGCTCCCGCAAGGTCAATTAGATCAATTATTCTTGTCAATACACTAATACTGCTTATTAAGGACACCCAACTGAATAAAACTGCGTCGGGTTTTTTTTTGCgcaaacacactgaaagaatGAAAGTAATGTAGTGTGAGCTCAATATACATGAAAACTACCTAAAAGTTCACAAACTCTTGGTTTTATTCCTCTGGTTTCACTTTTAGGCAGGGACATGTTATGAGGGAATCCACCTACAAGTCATCAATTCATTGTGCTGCCTATTTATTGTAAAAACGTAATGTACCAGTGTTTACACTCTTGTCAATACTTGCTTGGTCGCAAACAAAATGGGTGGTGTTATAATGTGAGTTAAACTGCTTATTAAGGACACCCAACTGAATATAATTGTCGTTTTTTTATTGCGCaaatgttacacaaacacactgaaagaatGAAAGTAATGTAGTGTGAGCTCAATATACATGAAAACCACCTAAAAGTTCACAAACTCTTGGTTTTATTCCTCTGGTTTCACTTTTAGGCAGGGACATGTTATGAGGGAATCCACCTACAAGTCATCAATTCATTGTGCTGCCTATTTATTGTAAAAACGTAATGTACCAGTGTTTACACTTCTTGTTTTGAActgagcatgtgtgtctgttgCTGTGTGTCTTCCAGTGCTGGAAGCAGAGAGAGTATTCGGAGTTCTTTCCTCCCTCATGGCTGTGAGCACCGGTGCTCTGTGTCTGGTGTTTGCCCTCTGCTGGAAATCTGAGACTGTGCGCCTATTCCAACACACGCTCTCTCCTCATGGCAGGACAAGCCCTCTACCCcaccacactgctgctgctcacccTGGCCTCCACAGGTAACACCACCGCACCGCTCAGAATATGAGAAACACTGCAATGCGTTCAAATACCCTTACTACtatactatttagtatgccagaaaaaagATTGAGCATGTCCCAACACATAGTATGTtaaatgcagtatgccaaaaatgcCAGGATGTCCTATTGCATTGGGTTGCATTTTGCCGTATGCAaaccagcatgcttttctggctgtgctgacccacaatcctctgcgcAGCGTACATATGAACAAGAGGGTCAATGTTGAAGATGTAATGTTATAACTAAGTAGCATGTCCCAATtaaatgcatactgcatgcaacaatacatattttgtaagggcagcttcagtatgtactaaaagtaaaaagtaaaagtatgtgaTTTGGAACACAGCTTGTTTGCCTGAGCCACACaccttgttttgatttttcacTGAATTAATAATTGACTGCTGTTGTTTCGGGagtgttaaaataatatatgcaTTCCAAGTAAAGTAGTAAAACACAGGCCCAATTCTAATTAACCTCCAAATAGCCTTTTTGGTTTGTGTAGTTCTGTCAAACCCACACCTCCAGAAACTCTTTTATGTACTTCTCATTTACATATCCTGCAGGGAAGGAGTTTTTTAAGGGACTTTTTACTTCCCTTGGAATTGTAGTTCATTATCATACAAATTCTTTCTTAAAGCTCTAGGCACTTAATAATTGACcttaatgactttttccaccCAATGATACTTGATTTGACTCGTTTTTATCCTCTATCTTCAGgattcttcttcctcctctgctggtCTCTTTTCACCTATCAGCACCATGAAGAAATCCGTCAAGACTTGACCAGCCTCGGCTCCTCCTATTGGCTAGGAGCTTTAGGTTGGGTGCTGCTTTTGGTCCTGCAGGTGATAGTCTTTATAGCTGAGCAAGCTGTTGTGCCTGACATCTTGCCAGACTTAGAGAAGGCTGTGGAGTCGTGGCGGATTTCCTCTCAAGTTGAGGCTGCGAAACGCTCTTTCAGTGACAGTTATTACCCTAACAGCAAAAGAAACATGGCTCCGAAGAGCCTTGGTTGGAGTGCCGAAATGAGGACATGAACGAGGAGAAGAATGTGAATGTGTAAGTTAAACATTCAAGCACACGGA
This is a stretch of genomic DNA from Anoplopoma fimbria isolate UVic2021 breed Golden Eagle Sablefish chromosome 19, Afim_UVic_2022, whole genome shotgun sequence. It encodes these proteins:
- the si:ch211-256a21.4 gene encoding uncharacterized protein si:ch211-256a21.4; amino-acid sequence: MKLLELSDSISRFRFFQSCVGFTGCLCVCYAVWTPFWLKDRGLWTEWNNTNSDQTTHKDNIIFNVLEAERVFGVLSSLMAVSTGALCLVFALCWKSETVRLFQHTLSPHGRTSPLPHHTAAAHPGLHRILLPPLLVSFHLSAP